In one window of Mus pahari chromosome 3, PAHARI_EIJ_v1.1, whole genome shotgun sequence DNA:
- the LOC110318891 gene encoding olfactory receptor 4F3/4F16/4F29, translating to MDGENHTVVSEFVFLGLTHSWEIQLLLLVLSSVLYILSMTGNILIVFSVTIDPHLHSPMYFLLAGLSFIDLVACSVTSPKMVYDLLRKHKVISFGGCITQIFFIHLVGGVEMVLLVAMAFDRYIAICKPLHYLTIMSPRVCVLFLGAAWGLGISHSLFQLAFLIXLPFCGPNVLDSFYCDLPRLLRLVCRDTYKLQFMVTINSGFICVGSFLLLLXSYIFILFSVWKHSSGGSSKALSTLSAHITVVFLFFGPTLFIYTWPHPNSQIDKFLALFDAVLTPFLNPVIYTFRNKEMKVALRRVFKTLLTFRNIS from the coding sequence ATGGATGGAGAGAACCACACAGTGGTGTCTGAATTTGTGTTTCTGGGACTCACCCACTCATGGGAGATTCAGCTCCTCCTCCTTGTGCTCTCTTCTGTGCTCTACATATTAAGCATGACTGGAAACATCCTCATTGTGTTCTCTGTGACCATTGACCCTCACTTACATTCACCCATGTACTTCCTACTAGCAGGTCTCTCCTTCATTGATTTGGTAGCCTGCTCTGTTACTTCCCCCAAGATGGTTTATGACTTGCTTAGAAAGCACAAAGTCATTTCCTTTGGAGGCTGTATCACTCAGATCTTCTTTATCCATTTAGTTGGTGGAGTGGAGATGGTGCTACTTGTGGCCATGGCATTTGACAGATATATAGCCATATGTAAGCCTCTGCACTACCTGACCATCATGAGCCCACgagtgtgtgttttgtttctgggtGCTGCTTGGGGCCTGGGCATTAGCCACTCATTGTTCCAGCTNGCTTTTCTTATTGANTTACCCTTCTGTGGCCCAAATGTACTGGACAGCTTTTACTGTGACCTTCCTAGACTTCTCAGATTGGTCTGTAGAGACACCTACAAGTTGCAGTTCATGGTCACTATCAACAGTGGGTTCATCTGTGTTGGCTCTTTCTTGTTGCTTCTTATNTCTTACATCTTCATCTTGTTTAGTGTCTGGAAACATTCTTCAGGTGGTTCATCCAAAGCCCTCTCCACTCTCTCAGCTCACATCACAGTggtgtttctcttctttggtCCTactctttttatatatacatggcCCCATCCTAACTCCCAGATAGATAAATTTCTTGCTCTTTTTGATGCGGTTCTTACTCCTTTTCTAAACCCAGTCATCTACACATTCAGAAATAAAGAGATGAAGGTAGCATTAAGGAGAGTTTTCAAAACATTATtaacttttagaaatatttcataa
- the LOC110318742 gene encoding olfactory receptor 4F15-like isoform X2, translating to MGGANHSAVSEFVLLGLSNSWEIQVFLFFFTCLVYASSLTGNFIIVVTVTSDPYLHSPMYFLLANLSVIDLIFCSIAAPKMICDLFRKQKVISFGGCISQIFFSHAVGGTEMVLLIAMAFDRYVAICKPLRYLTIMSPRMCLLILVVAWIIGLIHSSAQLAFVINLPFCGPNILDSFYCDIPRLVKLACADTYKLELMITANSGFISLIAFLLLIISYVFLLTTVQKQSSGCSSKALSTLLAHITVVVLFFGPLIFFYVCPAPSTHVDKFLAIFDAVLTPFLNPIIYTLRNRDMKIAIRKVFCQRLAFRKSV from the exons ATGGGTGG AGCAAACCATTCTGCAGTGTCTGAGTTTGTGCTGTTGGGGCTCTCAAATTCCTGGGAGatccaggtttttctttttttctttacttgtcTGGTCTATGCATCCAGTTTGACAGGAAACTTCATCATAGTTGTTACAGTCACTTCTGACCCCTACTTGCATTCACCCATGTACTTTCTACTAGCCAACCTCTCTGTTATTGATCTTATATTTTGTTCCATTGCAGCACCCAAAATGATTTGTGATCTTTTCAGAAAGCAGAAAGTCATCTCCTTTGGAGGCTGTATCAGTCAGATCTTTTTTAGTCATGCTGTCGGAGGCACTGAGATGGTGCTGCTCATAGCCATGGCCTTTGACAGGTATGTGGCCATATGCAAACCTTTACGCTATTTGACCATCATGAGCCCACGGATGTGTCTGCTAATATTAGTTGTTGCTTGGATCATTGGCCTCATCCATTCATCAGCCCAATTGGCTTTTGTTATAAACTTGCCATTCTGTGGCCCTAACATACTAGACAGCTTTTATTGTGACATACCACGACTTGTTAAGCTTGCATGCGCAGATACTTATAAACTGGAGCTCATGATTACTGCCAACAGTGGGTTCATTTCCTTGATTGCATTCCTTTTACTCATCATCTCCTATGTCTTTCTTCTTACCACTGTCCAGAAGCAGTCCTCAGGATGTTCATCCAAGGCCCTTTCTACTCTGTTGGCTCATATTAcagttgtagttttgttttttggaccATTGATCTTTTTCTATGTGTGCCCTGCTCCTTCAACACATGTAGATAAATTTCTAGCTATATTTGATGCAGTTTTGACTCCCTTTCTAAATCCAATTATCTATACACTGAGGAACAGAGATATGAAGATAGCCATCAGGAAAGTGTTTTGTCAGCGCCTGGCTTTTAGAAAATCAGTGTAG
- the LOC110318742 gene encoding olfactory receptor 4F15-like isoform X1 produces MIRANHSAVSEFVLLGLSNSWEIQVFLFFFTCLVYASSLTGNFIIVVTVTSDPYLHSPMYFLLANLSVIDLIFCSIAAPKMICDLFRKQKVISFGGCISQIFFSHAVGGTEMVLLIAMAFDRYVAICKPLRYLTIMSPRMCLLILVVAWIIGLIHSSAQLAFVINLPFCGPNILDSFYCDIPRLVKLACADTYKLELMITANSGFISLIAFLLLIISYVFLLTTVQKQSSGCSSKALSTLLAHITVVVLFFGPLIFFYVCPAPSTHVDKFLAIFDAVLTPFLNPIIYTLRNRDMKIAIRKVFCQRLAFRKSV; encoded by the coding sequence ATGATCAGAGCAAACCATTCTGCAGTGTCTGAGTTTGTGCTGTTGGGGCTCTCAAATTCCTGGGAGatccaggtttttctttttttctttacttgtcTGGTCTATGCATCCAGTTTGACAGGAAACTTCATCATAGTTGTTACAGTCACTTCTGACCCCTACTTGCATTCACCCATGTACTTTCTACTAGCCAACCTCTCTGTTATTGATCTTATATTTTGTTCCATTGCAGCACCCAAAATGATTTGTGATCTTTTCAGAAAGCAGAAAGTCATCTCCTTTGGAGGCTGTATCAGTCAGATCTTTTTTAGTCATGCTGTCGGAGGCACTGAGATGGTGCTGCTCATAGCCATGGCCTTTGACAGGTATGTGGCCATATGCAAACCTTTACGCTATTTGACCATCATGAGCCCACGGATGTGTCTGCTAATATTAGTTGTTGCTTGGATCATTGGCCTCATCCATTCATCAGCCCAATTGGCTTTTGTTATAAACTTGCCATTCTGTGGCCCTAACATACTAGACAGCTTTTATTGTGACATACCACGACTTGTTAAGCTTGCATGCGCAGATACTTATAAACTGGAGCTCATGATTACTGCCAACAGTGGGTTCATTTCCTTGATTGCATTCCTTTTACTCATCATCTCCTATGTCTTTCTTCTTACCACTGTCCAGAAGCAGTCCTCAGGATGTTCATCCAAGGCCCTTTCTACTCTGTTGGCTCATATTAcagttgtagttttgttttttggaccATTGATCTTTTTCTATGTGTGCCCTGCTCCTTCAACACATGTAGATAAATTTCTAGCTATATTTGATGCAGTTTTGACTCCCTTTCTAAATCCAATTATCTATACACTGAGGAACAGAGATATGAAGATAGCCATCAGGAAAGTGTTTTGTCAGCGCCTGGCTTTTAGAAAATCAGTGTAG